The proteins below come from a single Streptomyces sp. M92 genomic window:
- a CDS encoding polyprenyl synthetase family protein: MPPATKADPRTTVDVTALLERGRTLSTPVLRAAVDRLAPPMDTVAAYHFGWIDAHGRPADGDGGKAVRPALAVLSAEVTGAAPEVGVPGAVAVELVHNFSLLHDDLMDGDEQRRHRDTVWKVHGPAQAILVGDALFALANEVLLELGTVEAGRATRRLTKASRALIDGQAQDISYEHRDRVSVEECLEMEGNKTGALLASASSIGAVLGGADERTADTLERYGYHLGLAFQAVDDLLGIWGDPDATGKQTWSDLRQRKKSLPVVAALAAGGPASERLGEILAADAKTSDFANFSEEEFAARAALIEEAGGREWTADEARRQHTIAIEALDAVDMPDRVRDMFTALADFVVVRKR; encoded by the coding sequence GTGCCCCCGGCCACGAAGGCCGATCCACGGACCACGGTGGACGTGACCGCGCTCCTGGAGCGCGGCCGGACCCTGTCCACGCCGGTCCTGCGGGCGGCGGTCGACCGCCTGGCGCCTCCCATGGACACCGTCGCCGCCTACCACTTCGGCTGGATCGACGCCCACGGCAGGCCCGCCGACGGCGACGGCGGCAAGGCCGTGCGCCCCGCCCTCGCGGTGCTCTCCGCCGAGGTCACCGGAGCCGCGCCCGAGGTCGGCGTCCCCGGCGCGGTGGCCGTGGAACTGGTGCACAACTTCTCCCTCCTGCACGACGACCTGATGGACGGCGACGAGCAGCGCCGCCACCGCGACACCGTCTGGAAGGTGCACGGGCCCGCCCAGGCCATCCTGGTCGGCGACGCCCTGTTCGCCCTGGCCAACGAGGTGCTGCTGGAACTCGGCACCGTCGAGGCCGGCCGCGCCACCCGCCGCCTGACCAAGGCCTCCCGCGCCCTGATCGACGGCCAGGCCCAGGACATCTCCTACGAGCACCGCGACCGCGTCAGCGTCGAGGAGTGCCTGGAGATGGAGGGCAACAAGACCGGCGCCCTGCTGGCCTCCGCCAGCTCCATCGGCGCGGTCCTCGGCGGCGCCGACGAGCGCACCGCCGACACGCTGGAGCGGTACGGCTACCACCTGGGCCTCGCCTTCCAGGCCGTCGACGACCTCCTCGGCATCTGGGGCGACCCGGACGCCACCGGCAAGCAGACCTGGAGCGACCTGCGCCAGCGCAAGAAGTCCCTGCCGGTCGTCGCCGCCCTCGCCGCGGGCGGCCCCGCCTCCGAACGGCTCGGCGAGATCCTCGCCGCCGACGCCAAGACCAGTGACTTCGCGAACTTCTCCGAGGAGGAGTTCGCGGCCCGCGCCGCCCTCATCGAGGAAGCGGGCGGGCGGGAGTGGACCGCCGACGAGGCGCGCCGCCAGCACACCATCGCCATCGAAGCCCTCGACGCCGTCGACATGCCCGACCGGGTGCGGGACATGTTCACCGCGCTCGCGGACTTCGTCGTCGTACGAAAGAGATGA
- the shc gene encoding squalene--hopene cyclase has product MTATTDGSTGATLKPLAAAASETDITIPDPAAGVPEAAARATRRATDFLLSRQDAQGWWKGDLETNVTMDAEDLLLRQFLGILEEDTTRAAALFIRGEQREDGTWATFYDGPGDLSATIEAYVALRLAGDAPDAPHMARAAEWIRSRGGIAAARVFTRIWLALFGWWKWDDLPELPPELIYFPTWVPLNIYDFGCWARQTIVPLTVVSAKRPVRPAPFPLDELHTDPHRPSPPRPLAPARSWDGAFQRIDKALHAYRRIAPRRLRRAAMNTAARWIIERQENDGCWGGIQPPAVYSVIALYLLGYDLEHPVMRAGLESLDRFAVWREDGARMIEACQSPVWDTCLATIALADAGVPADHPQLVKAADWMLGEQIVRPGDWSVKRPGLPPGGWAFEFHNDNYPDIDDTAEVVLALRRVRHHDPERVEQAIGRGVRWNLGMQSKNGAWGAFDVDNTSAFPNRLPFCDFGEVIDPPSADVTAHVVEMLAVEGLTHDPRTRRGIQWLLAEQEADGSWFGRWGVNYVYGTGSVVPALTAAGLPASHPAIRRAVSWLQSVQNDDGGWGEDLRSYRYVKEWSGRGASTASQTAWALMALLAAGERESKAVERGIAWLAATQREDGSWDEPYFTGTGFPWDFSINYHLYRQVFPLTALGRYVHGEPFAKKSGAGKPGAGRPSAETSAAEVKGS; this is encoded by the coding sequence ATGACAGCGACGACCGACGGAAGCACCGGGGCCACCCTGAAGCCCCTGGCAGCCGCGGCCAGCGAAACCGACATCACGATCCCCGACCCGGCGGCCGGGGTACCTGAAGCCGCCGCCCGCGCCACCCGGCGCGCCACGGACTTCCTGCTCTCCCGGCAGGACGCCCAGGGCTGGTGGAAGGGCGACCTCGAGACGAACGTCACCATGGACGCCGAGGACCTGCTGCTGCGCCAGTTCCTCGGCATCCTGGAGGAGGACACCACCCGGGCCGCCGCCCTCTTCATCCGCGGCGAGCAGCGCGAGGACGGCACCTGGGCCACCTTCTACGACGGTCCCGGCGACCTGTCCGCCACCATCGAGGCCTACGTCGCCCTCCGGCTGGCCGGCGACGCGCCCGACGCCCCGCACATGGCGAGGGCCGCCGAGTGGATCCGCTCCCGGGGCGGCATCGCCGCCGCCCGCGTCTTCACCCGTATCTGGCTCGCCCTCTTCGGCTGGTGGAAGTGGGACGACCTGCCCGAACTCCCGCCCGAGCTGATCTACTTCCCGACCTGGGTGCCGCTCAACATCTACGACTTCGGCTGCTGGGCCCGGCAGACCATCGTGCCGCTGACCGTCGTCTCGGCGAAACGCCCGGTGCGCCCCGCGCCCTTCCCGCTGGACGAACTGCACACCGACCCGCACCGTCCCAGCCCGCCGCGGCCCCTGGCGCCGGCAAGGAGCTGGGACGGCGCCTTCCAGCGCATCGACAAGGCCCTGCACGCCTACCGCAGGATCGCCCCGCGCCGGCTGCGCCGGGCCGCCATGAACACGGCCGCCCGCTGGATCATCGAGCGCCAGGAGAACGACGGCTGCTGGGGCGGCATCCAGCCCCCGGCCGTGTACTCCGTCATCGCGCTCTACCTGCTCGGCTACGACCTCGAACACCCCGTGATGCGGGCCGGTCTGGAGTCGCTGGACCGCTTCGCCGTGTGGCGCGAGGACGGCGCCCGGATGATCGAGGCCTGCCAGTCCCCGGTGTGGGACACCTGCCTGGCGACCATCGCGCTGGCCGACGCGGGCGTGCCCGCCGACCACCCGCAGCTGGTGAAGGCCGCCGACTGGATGCTCGGCGAGCAGATCGTCCGCCCCGGCGACTGGTCGGTGAAGCGGCCCGGACTCCCGCCCGGCGGCTGGGCTTTCGAGTTCCACAACGACAACTACCCCGACATCGACGACACCGCCGAGGTCGTCCTCGCCCTGCGCCGCGTCAGGCACCACGACCCGGAGCGAGTGGAGCAGGCGATCGGCCGCGGGGTGCGCTGGAACCTCGGCATGCAGTCGAAGAACGGCGCCTGGGGCGCGTTCGACGTCGACAACACCAGCGCCTTCCCCAACCGGCTGCCCTTCTGCGACTTCGGCGAGGTCATCGACCCGCCCTCGGCCGACGTGACCGCGCACGTCGTCGAGATGCTCGCCGTCGAGGGCCTCACCCACGACCCGCGCACCCGGCGCGGCATCCAGTGGCTGCTGGCCGAGCAGGAGGCGGACGGCTCCTGGTTCGGCCGCTGGGGCGTCAACTACGTCTACGGCACCGGTTCCGTCGTGCCCGCGCTGACCGCCGCCGGACTGCCCGCCTCGCACCCCGCGATCCGCCGTGCGGTCTCGTGGCTGCAGTCCGTCCAGAACGACGACGGCGGCTGGGGCGAGGACCTGCGCTCCTACCGGTACGTGAAAGAGTGGAGCGGCCGGGGCGCCTCGACCGCCTCGCAGACCGCCTGGGCCCTGATGGCGCTGCTGGCGGCGGGGGAGCGGGAGTCCAAGGCCGTCGAGCGGGGCATCGCCTGGCTCGCCGCCACCCAGCGGGAGGACGGCTCCTGGGACGAGCCCTACTTCACCGGCACCGGGTTCCCCTGGGACTTCTCCATCAACTACCACCTCTACCGGCAGGTCTTCCCGCTCACCGCACTCGGCCGGTACGTGCACGGGGAGCCCTTCGCCAAGAAGTCCGGCGCGGGGAAGCCCGGCGCCGGCCGGCCCTCCGCCGAGACGTCCGCCGCCGAGGTGAAGGGCAGCTGA